One genomic segment of Dehalogenimonas alkenigignens includes these proteins:
- the mnmA gene encoding tRNA 2-thiouridine(34) synthase MnmA: MTKKRALVALSGGVDSAVAAALLKDDGYEVTGIMMKIYDGNEKSSDRTGRHGCYGPGEVEDIDDARKVAESLGIRLEVFDLSREYELEILNQFKAEYRAGRTPNPCIHCNQRIKLGALIDKARDSGLDFEFVATGHYARVEYNPSSDRYQLLRAIDHSKDQSYFLSRLSQTQLKNIRFPLGDLIKGKVRELAERYGLSVADKAESQNFITGGYHQLVNQETEAGAIVDEAGRQLGTHPGISFFTIGQRHGLGLSGTEPRYVTAIDPVRNAVIVGGRDSLFTSTAVVEDLNWISIEHLDRGMGVMTKIRSGSRMVSAWIEPYVTNQVRVTFDESQMAPAPGQAAVFYKGDVVLGSGIIAKALS; this comes from the coding sequence ATGACTAAAAAACGAGCCTTAGTAGCTCTGAGCGGCGGCGTCGATTCGGCGGTGGCCGCGGCTTTGCTCAAGGATGATGGCTATGAAGTCACCGGGATCATGATGAAAATCTATGATGGCAACGAGAAGAGCTCCGATAGAACTGGAAGACACGGCTGCTACGGCCCCGGTGAGGTTGAGGACATCGATGATGCCCGGAAGGTGGCCGAAAGTCTGGGTATCCGCCTGGAAGTTTTCGACCTAAGTCGAGAGTATGAATTGGAGATACTCAACCAGTTCAAGGCTGAATACCGTGCCGGACGCACCCCGAATCCGTGTATTCACTGTAACCAGAGGATAAAGCTGGGCGCTCTCATCGATAAGGCTCGGGACTCTGGACTAGATTTTGAATTCGTCGCCACCGGGCACTATGCCCGAGTGGAATACAACCCATCATCGGACCGCTACCAACTCCTTCGCGCCATCGATCATTCCAAAGACCAGTCCTATTTCCTATCACGATTGTCGCAAACGCAATTGAAAAACATCCGTTTCCCGCTGGGTGATCTAATTAAAGGGAAAGTGCGGGAATTGGCTGAGAGGTACGGATTGTCGGTTGCCGATAAAGCCGAAAGCCAGAACTTCATCACCGGGGGCTATCACCAACTGGTGAACCAGGAGACTGAAGCGGGAGCAATCGTTGACGAGGCTGGAAGACAGTTAGGCACTCATCCGGGGATTTCCTTTTTCACTATCGGCCAGCGGCATGGGCTTGGACTGTCAGGCACCGAACCGCGGTACGTGACGGCTATCGATCCTGTCCGTAACGCAGTCATCGTAGGAGGTAGAGATTCCCTCTTTACCTCTACTGCTGTGGTAGAAGATTTAAACTGGATCTCCATCGAGCATCTTGACCGTGGCATGGGGGTAATGACGAAAATCCGTTCAGGTAGTCGCATGGTTTCAGCTTGGATCGAACCTTACGTTACTAACCAAGTTAGAGTTACTTTCGACGAATCTCAGATGGCGCCGGCGCCGGGACAGGCGGCGGTATTTTATAAAGGTGATGTCGTGCTGGGTAGCGGAATCATAGCGAAGGCGTTATCCTAG
- a CDS encoding Fe-S-containing protein gives MFSKFRVKIAALMILALVLIVAGCSSGTSGTTTTQTGAAAVGGRIKATWITPKVVLDTVSVPAQVINQDTIVHFWVTIPEGQMPFMAYKLDNKQYVRANLCVPCRSYNYSLVGDVLQCDTCGTRFNAKTGDGIDGACVNYPKALVPYTNQGGDLAMTVADAKTSYFNTLEPGWP, from the coding sequence ATGTTCTCGAAGTTCAGGGTAAAAATCGCGGCGTTAATGATCCTCGCTCTGGTGCTGATAGTTGCCGGATGCAGTTCCGGGACTAGCGGCACGACCACCACCCAAACCGGCGCGGCAGCAGTAGGCGGACGGATCAAGGCCACCTGGATAACTCCTAAAGTGGTTCTGGATACAGTGTCAGTGCCGGCGCAGGTCATCAACCAGGATACAATCGTCCACTTCTGGGTAACCATTCCGGAAGGCCAGATGCCTTTCATGGCCTACAAACTCGACAACAAACAGTACGTCAGGGCTAATCTATGCGTGCCCTGCCGCTCGTACAACTACTCGTTGGTCGGAGATGTGCTGCAGTGTGATACCTGCGGGACCCGTTTCAACGCAAAGACCGGCGACGGCATCGACGGCGCTTGCGTGAATTACCCCAAGGCTCTGGTACCTTATACAAACCAGGGCGGCGACCTGGCGATGACCGTAGCTGACGCCAAGACCTCCTATTTCAACACCCTGGAACCCGGCTGGCCCTAG
- the nifU gene encoding Fe-S cluster assembly scaffold protein NifU: protein MTSTGPAAYSPLVIDHVRNPRNIGEMENPDGVGRVGNPICGDVMELYIKVNDGIITDASFKTFGCGAAIATSSMVTEMVKGKTIEEALEISNKAVAEALGGLPPVKMHCSVLAEEALKKAIENYYERRGEKPPFEIPVSHEHHH from the coding sequence ATGACTTCAACCGGCCCCGCCGCTTATAGTCCTTTGGTCATTGATCACGTCAGAAATCCCCGCAACATAGGCGAGATGGAGAACCCCGACGGCGTCGGTCGTGTCGGCAACCCTATCTGCGGCGATGTCATGGAACTGTACATCAAGGTGAATGATGGCATTATCACCGATGCCTCATTTAAGACCTTCGGCTGCGGCGCCGCCATAGCCACCAGTTCCATGGTCACGGAGATGGTCAAAGGCAAGACCATCGAAGAAGCCCTGGAGATCTCCAATAAAGCCGTAGCCGAAGCGCTCGGAGGCTTGCCGCCGGTCAAGATGCATTGCTCGGTACTGGCGGAGGAAGCTTTAAAGAAAGCCATTGAAAACTACTACGAGCGCCGCGGAGAGAAACCGCCGTTCGAGATACCGGTTAGCCACGAACATCATCATTAA
- a CDS encoding trans-sulfuration enzyme family protein, which yields MNFETAAIHSGERPDKCYGALSVPIYQTSNFVFEDIGKTRGYDYTRSGNPTRKVLEDTIARLEGGHAAFACATGMAAIATALHLLKVGDHVISCDDIYGGTYRLFQSVMSRFGIEITFACLRSRAELEAAIQPNTRMIWLETPSNPLLNITDLEMVATVAKERQIMTVLDNTFASPFFLQPVSFGIDLVVHSTTKYLNGHCDVVGGAIVTTTPELSREVGFLVNTMGVAEAPFDAWLVLRGIETLPLRMARHEENSFAVARFLKEQPGIRKVYYPGLADHPGHDIARRQMTGFGGVVSFEMEGGFDAACRVLRKLHLFALAESLGGPSSLAEHPVTMSHASMSAEHRQRVGINDGLIRLSVGLEHIDDLIADLMQALSTED from the coding sequence ATGAATTTCGAGACTGCCGCCATCCACTCGGGAGAACGACCGGACAAGTGTTACGGCGCGCTATCAGTACCCATCTACCAGACATCCAACTTCGTTTTCGAGGATATCGGCAAAACTCGCGGTTATGACTATACTCGCAGCGGTAACCCGACGCGGAAGGTGCTCGAGGACACCATCGCCCGGTTGGAAGGCGGGCACGCTGCCTTCGCTTGCGCCACCGGCATGGCGGCCATTGCCACGGCCTTACATCTGCTGAAGGTCGGCGATCACGTCATCTCCTGTGACGACATTTACGGTGGTACATACCGGCTTTTCCAGAGCGTCATGAGCCGCTTCGGCATCGAGATAACTTTCGCCTGCCTCCGGAGCCGAGCCGAGTTGGAAGCCGCCATCCAGCCGAATACCCGGATGATCTGGCTGGAGACGCCGTCCAACCCGCTGCTCAATATCACAGACCTGGAGATGGTGGCTACCGTCGCCAAAGAACGCCAGATAATGACCGTGCTGGATAACACCTTCGCCTCGCCCTTTTTCCTGCAGCCGGTGTCCTTTGGCATCGATCTGGTCGTCCATTCGACCACCAAATATTTGAACGGCCATTGCGACGTCGTCGGCGGCGCCATAGTCACCACCACGCCCGAGCTGTCGCGGGAGGTCGGGTTTCTAGTCAACACCATGGGTGTGGCCGAAGCCCCTTTCGATGCCTGGCTGGTGCTGCGTGGCATCGAGACGCTGCCGCTACGTATGGCGCGGCATGAAGAAAATAGTTTTGCTGTCGCCCGCTTTCTTAAAGAACAGCCAGGCATCCGCAAGGTGTATTACCCCGGTTTAGCCGATCACCCCGGCCACGACATCGCCAGACGGCAGATGACTGGTTTTGGAGGCGTGGTCTCCTTTGAGATGGAAGGGGGGTTCGACGCGGCCTGTCGTGTTCTCCGTAAGCTGCACCTCTTCGCACTGGCTGAGTCGCTGGGCGGTCCCTCCTCGCTCGCCGAGCACCCGGTGACTATGAGCCACGCCTCCATGTCCGCCGAACATCGGCAGCGCGTCGGCATTAACGATGGTCTGATCAGGCTATCGGTGGGGTTGGAACATATCGACGATCTCATCGCCGACCTGATGCAGGCGCTCTCAACCGAGGATTGA
- a CDS encoding SHOCT domain-containing protein, whose amino-acid sequence MWYGDNLGIGMWLMMSFMVVFWVGIAALVVWLITRATKCNSFVGEQRTPLEIVRERYAKGEISKEEFEELRKNLV is encoded by the coding sequence ATGTGGTACGGCGACAACTTAGGAATAGGCATGTGGCTCATGATGTCATTCATGGTGGTTTTTTGGGTCGGAATCGCTGCTCTCGTTGTTTGGTTAATCACCCGAGCAACTAAGTGTAATTCATTTGTCGGTGAGCAACGCACGCCATTGGAAATTGTTCGTGAACGCTATGCCAAAGGCGAAATCTCTAAGGAAGAATTCGAAGAATTGAGGAAAAATCTGGTCTAA
- a CDS encoding class I SAM-dependent methyltransferase, producing the protein MDKTKRKTLLHQGAGEGDKYIPPLKFGWLTPAFDSLLRLTMRELVFKRQLIDQAHVEKGYRILDVGCGTGTLAIMIKSAHPDSKVTGLDADAKALEIAGLKIKNAGLEIYLIRGMSYNLPFPDGIFDRAFSSLMFHHLDRNNKQRTLQEVFRVLRPGGEFHLADFGRPRNPAMYLISQLLTLFERTQDNIRGLLPGMIIDAGFEMVEETANYLTMFGNLRLYRARKPR; encoded by the coding sequence ATGGATAAAACCAAAAGAAAAACACTACTCCATCAAGGTGCGGGAGAGGGTGACAAATACATCCCTCCTTTAAAATTTGGCTGGTTGACTCCTGCCTTTGATTCACTGCTTCGCCTGACCATGCGCGAACTGGTTTTCAAACGTCAATTGATAGATCAAGCCCATGTCGAAAAGGGGTATCGGATACTTGATGTGGGATGCGGAACGGGCACTCTGGCAATTATGATCAAGAGCGCCCATCCAGATTCTAAAGTGACCGGTCTCGATGCAGATGCCAAGGCTCTGGAAATTGCCGGTTTGAAAATCAAGAACGCGGGACTTGAAATCTATTTGATCAGGGGGATGTCCTACAATTTACCGTTCCCCGATGGCATCTTTGATCGTGCGTTTTCCAGCTTGATGTTCCACCATTTAGATCGGAACAATAAACAACGGACCTTGCAGGAGGTTTTCCGGGTGCTACGGCCGGGTGGAGAATTTCATCTCGCAGATTTCGGCCGGCCGCGAAATCCTGCCATGTATCTGATCTCGCAACTTCTCACTCTATTTGAAAGGACCCAGGATAACATCCGAGGCTTACTGCCCGGCATGATTATTGACGCAGGTTTTGAAATGGTTGAAGAAACGGCCAATTATCTAACCATGTTCGGCAATCTGAGATTATACCGAGCTCGAAAACCCCGGTAA
- a CDS encoding ABC transporter permease produces MKLYQLILKDISRRKKRVLYAALGVIIGTMTVVGILTVADSGQSRIVNQLEKYGPNLTITPAISSLDMTLGNLSLGQVTVGETYIPDSRIAEIQDIADKQIREALSNGQIQAILPGIDADSNVATVAPRLYSVTAVNDAQAMVVGIYPAAELKVRTWWKIQSGTYLDKGNEVLLGSTVATVLSLESGDTVRIHGADFLVAGVLEETGSADDTQLFTNLATLQKVSGKVGLVSMIDVRALCNACPVETIAAAINGAVPGVRAVAVKQVAQSELGMLDRINRLMLALGGVTLFIGAFGVANTMMTSVHERRKDIGIMRAVGSSQNQILFAFLEEAVIVGLIGGVFGYLFGSALAYAIGPLIFEGTAIRYVIAFLPLSLGVSVLVAVLAAAYPAYRATRIRVADSFRSL; encoded by the coding sequence ATGAAACTGTACCAGCTGATCCTTAAAGACATTTCTCGACGCAAAAAGCGCGTCCTCTATGCCGCTCTCGGAGTCATCATCGGCACTATGACCGTGGTCGGTATTCTCACCGTGGCCGATTCCGGACAGTCCAGGATCGTCAACCAACTGGAAAAGTACGGCCCCAATCTAACCATTACCCCAGCTATATCCTCACTTGATATGACCCTGGGAAACCTCAGCCTGGGACAAGTTACCGTCGGTGAGACTTATATTCCGGACTCCCGAATTGCCGAGATCCAGGATATCGCTGACAAACAAATCCGTGAGGCGCTGTCTAACGGCCAAATCCAAGCGATTCTGCCGGGGATCGACGCCGATTCCAATGTGGCCACCGTGGCTCCAAGGTTGTACTCAGTGACCGCAGTCAATGATGCCCAGGCGATGGTCGTTGGGATTTACCCAGCCGCGGAGCTCAAAGTGCGCACCTGGTGGAAGATCCAGAGCGGCACATATCTCGATAAAGGTAATGAAGTTCTACTGGGATCCACCGTAGCGACGGTACTTAGCTTGGAATCCGGCGATACGGTGCGTATCCATGGCGCCGATTTCCTCGTTGCCGGCGTGCTTGAAGAAACCGGCTCCGCTGACGACACCCAGTTGTTCACCAACCTGGCAACTCTACAAAAAGTCTCCGGCAAGGTAGGGTTGGTGTCCATGATCGATGTTCGCGCCTTGTGCAACGCCTGCCCGGTGGAGACCATCGCCGCAGCCATCAACGGTGCCGTCCCTGGCGTTCGGGCGGTGGCGGTGAAACAGGTGGCTCAGAGTGAACTGGGCATGCTCGACCGGATCAACCGCTTGATGCTGGCTCTGGGCGGCGTCACCTTGTTCATCGGCGCCTTCGGCGTTGCCAACACCATGATGACCTCGGTGCACGAGCGCCGGAAAGACATCGGCATCATGCGGGCGGTGGGTTCCTCTCAGAACCAGATCCTGTTCGCGTTCCTAGAGGAGGCGGTCATCGTCGGTCTCATCGGCGGCGTTTTCGGTTATCTCTTCGGTTCCGCCCTTGCTTATGCCATCGGCCCTTTGATCTTCGAAGGTACCGCCATAAGGTACGTTATAGCTTTCCTGCCGCTTTCGCTGGGTGTTTCGGTGTTAGTGGCGGTACTGGCAGCAGCCTACCCAGCTTACCGGGCCACCAGAATCCGGGTGGCAGATTCCTTCCGATCGTTATAA
- a CDS encoding ABC transporter ATP-binding protein → MLEVKNVCKIYGEGESQVKALDGVSFTVESGSFLAIMGPSGSGKSTLLNIIGGLDNLSSGEIILNNQRVDNLTENQLVNLRRGKLAYVFQQYHLLPSLTAVENVLLPLIYSGAKADTNKALEALGRVGLAKRAYHKPGQLSGGEQQRVAIARALISDPRIILADEPTGNIDQKTGGEILHLFEELHAEGRSVVMVTHAPEVARRAQKTLHLKDGKVVEIVDNSKLGGE, encoded by the coding sequence ATGCTTGAAGTCAAAAACGTCTGTAAAATCTACGGCGAGGGTGAGAGCCAGGTAAAAGCTCTTGACGGCGTATCGTTCACCGTCGAAAGCGGCTCTTTCCTAGCAATCATGGGGCCCTCCGGCAGCGGCAAATCTACCTTGCTCAATATCATCGGCGGGCTGGATAATCTGTCATCCGGCGAGATTATACTTAACAATCAACGTGTCGATAATCTCACAGAAAACCAGCTGGTAAACCTGCGCCGAGGTAAATTGGCCTATGTATTTCAGCAGTACCATTTGTTGCCGTCGCTGACTGCGGTTGAGAACGTGCTCTTACCATTGATCTACTCGGGCGCTAAGGCTGACACCAATAAAGCCCTGGAGGCACTAGGACGGGTCGGGCTTGCCAAGCGGGCTTACCATAAACCCGGCCAGCTCTCAGGTGGTGAACAGCAGCGGGTAGCTATCGCCCGGGCGCTGATCTCCGATCCCAGGATCATCCTAGCCGACGAACCGACCGGCAACATCGACCAGAAGACCGGCGGTGAGATCCTCCATTTGTTCGAGGAATTGCACGCTGAGGGACGAAGCGTCGTCATGGTCACCCATGCCCCAGAGGTTGCCCGCCGCGCTCAGAAAACATTGCACCTCAAGGACGGCAAGGTCGTCGAAATAGTGGACAACAGCAAATTAGGAGGAGAGTAA
- a CDS encoding 4Fe-4S binding protein — translation MKQNNTPSAVERNLLDNRFIGGLMKSKWYPGIIQWPTALVFFLIMYLLLLGPTMSHSNFGSALTWILWWPLIPLVFLLFGRFWCAICPFGTINDLVQKYVGHNRPVPNFLKKYGVWIIMAAFIAITWADNVFGVIKSPWASGVLLLLILTGVVISGVFFERRAWCRHLCFLGGMSSNYSQTGMLALRGTPEKCAKCKVTACYKGNDKAPGCPMFEFPRTMDTSGQCNLCGYCVKSCPNNSLTLTVRPPTKELWSIKKPRFAAALLAVVIMGILFVQNAAMLEIWQSILSGLEGVLGTDNNTILFTAAFTAAIGAPILLLWLASLAAKKINGETVTKNFARFGYAVIALSLAGHISHNLFHLLGEGGSIVAIGATFVGATASVAPGLFNGSIIQVLQYFVIILGIAGSLYTTYRIAKSNFPDKVLATVLPFGALILSLGIVNLFLASMPMTHRM, via the coding sequence ATGAAGCAGAACAATACACCCTCGGCAGTCGAGCGAAACCTGCTGGACAACCGCTTCATCGGCGGGCTGATGAAGAGCAAATGGTACCCGGGTATTATCCAGTGGCCTACCGCCCTGGTCTTCTTCCTCATCATGTATCTCCTCCTCCTCGGGCCCACGATGTCCCACTCCAACTTCGGTTCGGCGCTGACCTGGATACTTTGGTGGCCGCTCATCCCGCTCGTTTTCCTGCTCTTCGGGCGATTTTGGTGCGCCATCTGTCCCTTCGGCACCATCAATGACTTGGTTCAGAAATATGTCGGGCACAATCGCCCGGTACCTAACTTCTTAAAAAAATACGGAGTCTGGATCATCATGGCGGCCTTCATCGCCATCACCTGGGCCGATAACGTCTTTGGCGTTATCAAGTCCCCCTGGGCGTCCGGGGTGCTCCTGCTCCTAATTTTGACCGGCGTGGTCATAAGCGGCGTCTTCTTTGAACGGCGCGCTTGGTGCCGCCACCTGTGCTTCCTGGGTGGCATGTCCAGCAACTACTCACAGACCGGCATGCTGGCGCTGCGAGGCACCCCGGAAAAATGCGCCAAATGTAAAGTCACAGCCTGCTACAAGGGCAACGACAAGGCACCCGGTTGTCCGATGTTTGAATTCCCCCGGACGATGGATACCTCAGGCCAATGCAACCTGTGCGGTTACTGCGTCAAGTCCTGCCCCAATAACTCCCTCACCCTGACCGTTCGCCCGCCAACAAAGGAGTTATGGTCGATCAAAAAGCCACGATTCGCCGCAGCTCTCCTGGCCGTGGTCATCATGGGCATCCTGTTCGTCCAGAACGCGGCCATGCTCGAGATCTGGCAATCGATCTTGTCTGGGCTTGAGGGTGTGCTCGGTACAGACAATAATACGATTCTCTTCACCGCAGCTTTTACCGCAGCAATTGGAGCCCCGATTCTGTTGCTCTGGCTAGCCAGCCTGGCAGCCAAGAAGATCAATGGTGAAACGGTAACCAAAAACTTCGCGCGGTTCGGTTATGCCGTGATTGCTCTGTCGCTTGCCGGCCATATCTCTCACAATCTGTTTCATCTCCTGGGAGAAGGCGGCTCCATCGTCGCCATTGGCGCGACCTTTGTCGGCGCAACCGCCTCCGTCGCCCCTGGGTTGTTCAATGGTTCGATCATCCAGGTGCTTCAATACTTCGTTATCATTCTGGGTATCGCCGGTTCGCTGTATACCACGTACCGCATTGCCAAGAGTAATTTCCCGGACAAGGTTCTGGCAACGGTGCTGCCTTTCGGCGCGCTCATCCTTTCCCTTGGTATCGTCAATCTATTCCTGGCCAGCATGCCGATGACCCATCGGATGTAA
- a CDS encoding PLP-dependent cysteine synthase family protein, with product MNTHIQTKTNGFEKGQPNHRLRVYPNIVDLIANEDNPTPLVRLNHINPNPNFQLYLKLERFNPFGSVKDRVALEMLRGLDADGKTIIEPSSGNTGLALAAIANTLGVPIEIAVPSGIPEDKKIMLRLLGVKLWETDDALCPRFPSEGARGLVDAILRSPATRDGYISPNQYENELNVRAHYRNTGPEIWRQTGGELTHFFAGFGTCGTISGVGKYLKEQNPGVKIVGVEPASTDHKLPGLKRISGLPSELVPKILDQSVIDAQEEVTDAEAYDTAIALARKEGILVGPTTGAILAVALRYATTGIGIAVVISPDDAFKYGSFYRDYLNKEASERGN from the coding sequence ATGAACACTCACATCCAGACCAAAACAAATGGCTTTGAAAAGGGGCAGCCCAACCACCGCTTGCGGGTGTATCCCAACATCGTCGACCTCATCGCAAACGAGGATAATCCGACGCCGCTGGTCAGGCTTAACCATATAAACCCCAACCCAAACTTCCAGCTTTATCTTAAACTGGAACGATTCAACCCGTTCGGCTCAGTCAAGGACCGCGTTGCCCTCGAGATGCTGCGCGGCCTGGACGCGGATGGAAAAACCATCATCGAGCCGTCGTCCGGCAACACCGGACTGGCGCTGGCAGCCATTGCCAACACCCTGGGAGTGCCAATCGAAATCGCTGTGCCATCCGGCATTCCGGAGGACAAGAAGATTATGCTGCGGCTCCTTGGAGTTAAACTCTGGGAGACCGACGACGCCCTCTGTCCTCGCTTTCCCTCCGAGGGCGCCCGGGGGCTAGTGGATGCGATACTTCGCAGCCCCGCCACCAGGGACGGATACATCAGTCCCAACCAGTACGAGAACGAACTCAACGTCCGGGCTCACTACCGCAACACCGGCCCGGAAATTTGGCGGCAGACCGGAGGAGAATTGACCCATTTCTTCGCCGGTTTCGGCACCTGCGGCACGATTTCTGGCGTGGGGAAATACCTCAAAGAACAAAACCCCGGGGTGAAGATCGTCGGCGTCGAACCGGCGTCGACCGACCACAAGCTGCCAGGGCTCAAGCGCATCTCCGGCTTGCCATCCGAACTGGTGCCGAAAATCCTCGACCAAAGCGTTATAGATGCCCAAGAGGAAGTCACCGACGCTGAAGCCTACGACACGGCTATCGCTCTGGCCAGAAAGGAAGGGATACTCGTCGGTCCAACCACTGGCGCGATCCTGGCTGTAGCCCTGCGGTACGCTACTACAGGTATTGGTATCGCTGTCGTTATTTCCCCGGACGATGCCTTTAAATATGGAAGTTTCTATCGTGATTATCTGAATAAGGAGGCCTCCGAACGTGGAAACTAA
- a CDS encoding sulfurtransferase TusA family protein has translation METKEYNLVDYVCPLSRIKAAQVLNGLSPGDGARIILGDGESLKSVAQELKVRGIKPEFEKESETRFVLTVVR, from the coding sequence GTGGAAACTAAAGAGTATAACCTCGTGGATTATGTTTGTCCGCTGTCTCGAATAAAGGCGGCTCAGGTGCTGAATGGCTTAAGTCCCGGGGATGGCGCTAGGATCATCCTGGGCGACGGGGAGTCACTAAAAAGCGTGGCTCAGGAACTGAAGGTACGTGGCATCAAACCGGAATTTGAGAAAGAATCCGAGACCCGTTTTGTGCTAACGGTCGTCAGGTAG
- the lgt gene encoding prolipoprotein diacylglyceryl transferase, giving the protein MNGIIININPIALSIGGLDLRWYGIFVALAVIAAGFITHFEAKRRSFNVDISTLLMVVLLAGMLGARLFHVVDNWSFYATQPEMIWHISQGGLAIWGGLLGGGIAVVVFARWQRLPLLKLLDVMVPGVIVGLIIGRLACVVNGDTVGSITNLPWAFIYTNPGAMIRPELFGQPVHPYAVYEMLWNGLGLALILWLRHRPLRDGSLFLAFVVIYAAGRFLLTFIRVENEVFLGLQQAQLIALGMIAFAAVLAIVLRHIRQGGTTPGDQNDSLDRLASETKLVR; this is encoded by the coding sequence ATGAACGGAATTATCATTAATATAAACCCGATTGCCTTAAGTATAGGCGGTTTAGATCTGCGTTGGTACGGCATATTTGTCGCGCTGGCCGTAATCGCGGCCGGTTTCATCACTCACTTTGAAGCCAAACGGCGTTCATTTAATGTGGACATAAGCACATTACTAATGGTCGTTCTACTTGCTGGAATGCTGGGAGCCCGGTTATTCCACGTTGTCGATAACTGGAGTTTTTACGCCACCCAGCCAGAAATGATTTGGCACATTTCTCAAGGTGGGCTGGCAATATGGGGTGGTCTGTTGGGAGGTGGTATCGCTGTTGTGGTATTCGCCAGGTGGCAACGTCTCCCATTATTGAAACTCCTTGATGTAATGGTGCCCGGTGTCATCGTCGGGCTTATCATCGGGAGACTAGCCTGTGTCGTTAACGGCGACACCGTTGGTAGTATCACAAATCTGCCATGGGCCTTCATATATACCAACCCCGGGGCAATGATTAGGCCTGAACTTTTCGGCCAGCCCGTTCATCCTTATGCGGTTTATGAAATGTTGTGGAACGGACTCGGTCTTGCCTTGATTTTGTGGCTGCGTCACCGTCCGCTCCGCGACGGAAGCTTGTTCCTGGCCTTTGTGGTCATCTATGCTGCTGGGCGATTCCTGTTGACCTTCATCCGGGTAGAGAATGAGGTTTTCCTCGGCTTGCAGCAGGCTCAACTTATTGCTTTAGGCATGATCGCCTTCGCCGCTGTTTTGGCTATTGTTTTAAGGCATATTAGACAAGGCGGAACCACACCCGGTGATCAAAACGACAGCCTTGATCGACTGGCATCAGAGACTAAATTGGTTAGGTAA